In Nicotiana tabacum cultivar K326 chromosome 17, ASM71507v2, whole genome shotgun sequence, one DNA window encodes the following:
- the LOC107821803 gene encoding putative glutamine amidotransferase GAT1_2.1 translates to MAANLSVVLPRVLIVSRRTVRKNKFVDFVGEYHLDLIVSYGAVPVIVPRVSGVHMLLDSFEPIHGVLLCEGEDIDPSLYNDELSDLSPEELEEIRRLHASDTAIDKEKDTIELRLAKLCLERNIPYLGICRGSQVLNVACGGTLLQDIGKEISINLPENQRVSHMDYDNYDGHRHVINVVAKTPLHHWFEDSLEDEKMEISVNSYHHQGVKKLAQRFVPMAFAPDGLIEGFYDPDAYNPTEGKFIMGLQFHPERMRQSDTDEFDYPGCTFAYQEFVKAVVAYQKKLINSSIRIQKPLKLNQEMEKKRKIIVRSFSLARDIYEKGRTMQPSKTADLDAGAEFLESNTALSLAQEARLMQMGATVRNASSYLEKLKMNEEKEALARKVMGKMSMEQLSDLKSFYHMMGQICSEVLERKFQGIVNEVTF, encoded by the exons ATGGCTGCCAATCTCTCAGTAGTTCTACCTCGTGTCCTCATCGTCTCTAGACGTACCGTTCGCAAAAACAAGTTCGTCGATTTTGTTG GAGAATATCATCTTGATCTTATAGTAAGTTATGGAGCTGTACCCGTGATTGTACCACGTGTTTCAGGGGTCCATATGTTATTAGACAGTTTTGAACCAATTCACGGTGTTCTTCTCTGTGAAGGAGAAGACATAGACCCTTCTCTATACAATGATGAACTCTCTGATCTTTCCCCTGAAGAATTGGAAGAAATCAGGAGATTACACGCTAGTGATACTGCAATTGACAAAGAAAAAGACACAATTGAACTCAGATTAGCTAAGCTTTGTCTAGAAAGGAACATACCTTATTTAGGTATATGCAGAGGTTCACAAGTACTAAATGTTGCATGTGGGGGCACCCTTTTACAAGATATTGGCAAAGAAATATCAATAAACCTACCTGAAAATCAGAGGGTAAGTCACATGGATTATGATAATTACGATGGTCATAGGCATGTGATCAACGTCGTCGCGAAAACGCCGTTGCACCACTGGTTTGAGGATTCTTTAGAAGATGAAAAAATGGAAATTTCAGTCAATAGTTATCACCACCAAGGAGTTAAAAAATTGGCTCAGAGGTTTGTTCCTATGGCATTTGCACCTGATGGTTTAATAGAAGGATTTTATGATCCAGATGCTTATAATCCTACAGAAGGTAAGTTTATTATGGGACTTCAATTTCATCCTGAACGAATGAGGCAATCCGATACTGATGAATTTGATTATCCTGGATGTACATTTGCTTATCAG GAGTTTGTGAAGGCTGTAGTTGCTTATCAAAAGAAGTTAATTAACAGCTCAATCAGAATACAAAAACCGTTGAAGCTTAATCAAGAAAtggagaaaaagaggaaaattatAGTCAGAAGTTTTTCCCTTGCTAGAGATATATATGAAAAAGGTCGAACAATGCAGCCATCTAAAACTGCAGACTTAGATGCAGGAGCAGAATTCCTTGAG TCTAATACAGCATTGAGTTTGGCACAAGAGGCAAGGTTAATGCAAATGGGAGCAACAGTAAGGAATGCATCATCCTATTTGGAGAAACTGAAGATGAATGAAGAAAAAGAGGCATTGGCGAGGAAAGTAATGGGGAAAATGTCAATGGAGCAACTATCTGATCTCAAGTCATTTTACCATATGATGGGACAGATTTGTTCAGAAGTTTTGGAGAGAAAATTCCAAGGAATTGTTAATGAAGTTACCTTTTGA